A section of the Rhizomicrobium sp. genome encodes:
- a CDS encoding CapA family protein, producing the protein MMRGYGWDHRDEYGWFMTAALVPLSLALIALITVHLLVYRYDAKLAAGDFDVPPRAAQGEGAAILGAAIGDVPDDASLAALKRDLDDRFYGLPWKRALVLRNRGSAPLTIQSLFFPFNRPADAMDFCRVLADYAPHCSAVIASTGDLASFDRRPATLAALARLGVAPYTGGATKVVYIPSPQKTVVVHDPALPPKIVYVPAPAKTVVVQSPAPPPKIVYLPSPQKPADAPVAANAQAPLRLQPGLGAADIRYPENQIWLSSTFKPGDPRLTDIVGAGDVMMGSISSGLNPALKPGVDVASLVGADLAGIFRHADVAFVNLEGPLYEGSQGTGKDCAQCFAFHGPTFYAGVLRSLGVDVVSLANNHSGDYGEAGRDSTMAALRSNGIAYGGLDRDGARDGEMVLPSGKRIALIAFAPNNGTLNINDLTRAAALVRDLKKSHDLVMVSFHGGGEGWNYVHVKPGPETYVGENRGNVTAFAHAAIDAGADIVIGQGPHVPRALEIYRGHLIAYSLGNFWTYSGVQTYAVSGLGPVLEAWVAPDGSIAGLTIHSTRQAGLGVPHLDPLDEASRYMLYLTRSDFPGTAALLQGHRNIASTGATGGGS; encoded by the coding sequence ATGATGCGTGGGTACGGCTGGGATCACAGGGACGAGTACGGCTGGTTCATGACCGCCGCGCTGGTGCCGCTCTCGCTTGCCCTGATCGCGCTGATCACGGTCCATCTGCTGGTCTACCGCTACGACGCCAAGCTTGCCGCCGGCGATTTCGATGTGCCGCCGCGCGCGGCGCAGGGCGAGGGCGCCGCGATCCTCGGCGCCGCGATCGGCGATGTGCCCGACGATGCAAGCCTTGCCGCGCTCAAGCGCGATCTCGACGACCGGTTCTACGGCCTGCCCTGGAAGCGCGCCCTGGTGCTGCGCAATCGCGGCAGCGCCCCGCTGACCATTCAGAGCCTGTTCTTCCCGTTCAACCGGCCGGCGGACGCGATGGATTTCTGCCGCGTCCTCGCCGACTACGCGCCGCATTGCAGCGCGGTCATCGCCTCGACCGGCGACCTGGCATCGTTCGACCGCCGTCCCGCCACGCTGGCGGCCCTCGCGCGCCTTGGCGTCGCGCCTTACACCGGCGGCGCGACAAAGGTCGTGTACATTCCATCGCCGCAAAAGACGGTCGTCGTGCACGACCCCGCGCTGCCGCCGAAGATCGTCTATGTGCCGGCACCGGCAAAGACCGTCGTCGTCCAATCGCCGGCGCCGCCGCCGAAGATCGTCTATCTGCCGTCGCCGCAGAAGCCGGCGGACGCCCCGGTCGCGGCGAACGCGCAGGCGCCGCTGAGACTCCAGCCGGGGCTCGGCGCCGCCGACATCCGCTACCCGGAAAATCAGATCTGGCTGTCCTCCACATTCAAGCCCGGCGATCCGCGGCTGACAGACATCGTCGGCGCCGGCGATGTGATGATGGGCAGCATTTCCAGCGGCCTGAACCCCGCGCTCAAGCCGGGTGTCGATGTCGCGAGCCTTGTGGGGGCCGACCTCGCGGGTATCTTCCGCCATGCCGATGTCGCCTTCGTCAATCTCGAAGGTCCGCTCTACGAAGGAAGCCAAGGCACCGGCAAGGATTGCGCCCAGTGCTTCGCCTTCCACGGACCGACTTTCTATGCCGGCGTGCTGCGCAGCCTCGGCGTCGATGTCGTGAGCCTCGCGAACAATCACTCCGGCGACTACGGCGAGGCGGGGCGCGATTCCACGATGGCGGCGCTGCGGTCGAACGGCATCGCCTATGGCGGCCTCGACCGCGACGGCGCCCGCGACGGCGAGATGGTATTGCCGAGCGGCAAGCGCATCGCCCTCATCGCCTTCGCGCCGAACAACGGCACGCTGAACATCAACGATCTGACGCGGGCCGCGGCGCTGGTGCGCGACCTGAAGAAGAGCCACGATCTCGTCATGGTCTCCTTCCATGGCGGCGGCGAGGGCTGGAACTATGTCCATGTCAAGCCGGGGCCGGAGACGTATGTCGGCGAGAACCGCGGCAACGTCACCGCCTTCGCCCACGCCGCGATCGATGCCGGTGCCGACATCGTGATCGGGCAGGGGCCGCACGTGCCGCGCGCTCTCGAAATCTATCGCGGCCATCTCATCGCCTATAGTTTGGGAAATTTCTGGACCTATTCCGGCGTGCAGACCTACGCGGTGTCGGGTCTCGGTCCCGTGCTCGAAGCCTGGGTCGCGCCGGACGGCTCCATCGCGGGCCTGACGATCCATTCGACGCGGCAGGCGGGTCTCGGCGTGCCGCACCTCGATCCGCTCGACGAAGCGTCCCGCTACATGCTGTACCTGACCCGGAGCGATTTTCCCGGGACGGCCGCGCTGCTGCAAGGCCACCGCAACATCGCATCCACCGGCGCCACGGGCGGCGGTTCGTGA
- the ilvD gene encoding dihydroxy-acid dehydratase, with amino-acid sequence MTKFDKSKLPSRHVTEGPERAPHRSYYYAMGLTEAEIHQPFVGVATCWNEAAPCNIALMRQAQSAKKGVKESGGTPREFCTITVTDGIAMGHEGMKSSLVSREVIADSVELTMRGHCYDALVGIAGCDKSLPGMMMSMLRLNVPSVFLYGGSIMPGRFKGRDVTVVDLFEGVGQFSAGKMTACDLTDLERAACPGAGACGGQFTANTMACVAEAIGLALPYSSGPPAELLSRDDFALKAGEAVMDLLAKNIRPRDIATRKAFENAARVVAATGGSTNAALHLPAMANEAGIKFDLFDVAEVFRSTPYLASLKPGGQYVAKDMWEAGGVPMLMRALLDGGFLHGDCMTVTGKTVAENLKDVTFNPNQKVMRDTKNPLAPTGGVVGLKGNLATEGGIVKVAGLKHTHHRGPARVFDCEEDCFAAVERRDYKEGDVLVIRYEGPKGGPGMREMLSTTAAIYGQGVENIALITDGRFSGATRGLCVGHIGPEAMDGGPIGLLRDGDIIVIDADKGLLQVELGDAELAERKKTWTPKKPSFKTGALARYARNVGPARYGALTTPGADEEVRCYADI; translated from the coding sequence ATGACCAAATTCGACAAGTCCAAGCTTCCATCCCGTCACGTCACCGAGGGTCCAGAGCGGGCGCCCCATCGGTCCTACTACTACGCCATGGGTCTGACCGAGGCGGAAATCCACCAGCCCTTCGTCGGCGTCGCCACCTGCTGGAACGAGGCCGCCCCCTGCAACATCGCGCTGATGCGCCAGGCGCAGTCGGCCAAGAAGGGCGTGAAGGAGAGCGGCGGCACGCCGCGCGAATTCTGCACCATCACCGTCACCGACGGCATCGCGATGGGGCATGAGGGGATGAAGTCGTCGCTGGTCAGCCGCGAGGTGATCGCCGATTCCGTCGAGCTCACCATGCGCGGCCATTGTTACGACGCGCTGGTCGGCATCGCCGGCTGCGACAAGTCCCTTCCCGGCATGATGATGTCGATGCTGCGGCTGAACGTTCCGAGCGTCTTTCTCTATGGCGGCTCGATCATGCCCGGCCGCTTCAAGGGCAGGGACGTGACGGTGGTCGATCTGTTCGAGGGCGTCGGTCAGTTCTCCGCCGGCAAGATGACCGCCTGCGATCTGACCGACCTGGAGCGCGCCGCCTGTCCCGGCGCCGGGGCCTGCGGCGGACAGTTCACCGCCAACACCATGGCCTGCGTCGCCGAGGCGATCGGCCTGGCGCTGCCTTACTCGTCCGGTCCGCCGGCGGAGCTCCTCTCCCGCGACGACTTCGCGCTCAAGGCCGGCGAGGCCGTGATGGATCTTCTGGCGAAGAACATCCGTCCGCGCGACATCGCCACGCGCAAGGCGTTCGAGAACGCCGCCCGCGTCGTCGCCGCGACCGGCGGCTCGACCAATGCGGCGCTGCATCTGCCGGCGATGGCGAATGAGGCCGGCATCAAGTTCGACCTGTTCGATGTCGCCGAAGTGTTCCGCTCCACGCCCTATCTCGCGTCCCTGAAACCCGGCGGCCAATACGTCGCCAAGGACATGTGGGAGGCGGGCGGCGTGCCGATGCTGATGCGCGCGCTGCTGGACGGCGGCTTCCTGCACGGCGACTGCATGACCGTGACCGGAAAGACGGTCGCCGAGAATCTGAAGGACGTGACCTTCAACCCGAACCAGAAGGTGATGCGCGACACCAAGAATCCGCTGGCGCCGACCGGGGGCGTCGTCGGCCTCAAGGGCAATCTTGCGACCGAGGGCGGCATCGTGAAGGTCGCCGGCCTCAAGCACACGCATCATCGCGGCCCCGCGCGCGTGTTCGACTGCGAAGAGGATTGCTTCGCGGCCGTCGAGCGTCGCGACTACAAGGAAGGCGACGTCCTCGTCATCCGCTATGAGGGCCCCAAGGGCGGCCCCGGCATGCGCGAAATGCTGTCGACCACCGCCGCGATCTACGGCCAGGGCGTCGAGAACATCGCGCTGATCACCGACGGCCGCTTCTCGGGCGCCACGCGGGGGCTGTGCGTCGGCCATATCGGCCCCGAGGCGATGGACGGCGGTCCGATCGGGCTTCTCAGGGACGGGGACATCATCGTCATCGACGCGGACAAGGGACTCCTGCAGGTCGAACTCGGCGACGCCGAACTCGCCGAGCGCAAGAAGACCTGGACGCCGAAAAAGCCGTCCTTCAAAACCGGCGCCCTGGCGCGCTATGCCAGGAATGTCGGCCCCGCCCGCTATGGCGCGCTTACCACGCCAGGCGCGGACGAAGAGGTGCGCTGCTACGCCGATATTTGA
- a CDS encoding valine--tRNA ligase: protein MVVTLMLDKTFDAKSVEGRIYAQWEASGAFKAGRRPEAEPFCIMIPPPNITGRLHIGHALNNTLQDILVRFERMRGKDVLWQVGTDHAGIATQLIVERQLAERQQSRVAMGREKFLEAVWKWKDESGGAIIQQLRRLGASADWSRERFTMDEGLSRAVLKVFVELYKQGLIYKDTRLVNWDPKLQTAVSDLEVESIEMKGHLWYLKYPIEGEMGRFITVATTRPETMLGDTAIAVHPGDERYKDLIGRRAIVPLANRNIPIIADEHSDPEKGTGAVKITPGHDFNDFEVGKRHNLPLINILNKDGTLNENVPQAYRGLDRDAVRKTILADLEAVDLVGWSEPVNLVEHVEQITHAVPHDEKTKTVVLEPFMTEQWYLNVSPLAEKAIKAVEDGRTTFTPDNWTGVYFHWMRNIHPWCISRQLWWGHQIPAWYDEEGKIYVAMSEEEARAQAPGKTLRRDTDVLDTWFSSALWPFSTLGWPDETPELKRFYPTSVLSTGFDIIFFWVARMMMMGIHFLDDVPFHRVLIHTRVLDEQGAKMSKTKGNVVDPLTLVDQFGADALRFTLALAAGLSRDMRIGPSRVEPNRNFATKLWNAARFCEMNGCVTVPGFDPSNLTQTVNRWIVAETAQAAADVTSNLEALRFNEAAAAAYRFVYDVFCDWYLEIAKPIFAGDDVEAKAETRATAAYARDQLLAILHPFMPFITEELWAKTAEGGAPRATLLIEADWPRGAATGDDAARAEMNWVIDLVKGVRSVRAEMNVPPSAKIALLLKDADAKTRDRLARQKDVILQLARLVAAETVDDFPKGTAQFVLGEATAGLPLGDVIDFAKERARLEKDLKKAHDEIARFDAKLSNEQFVARAPDEVLTEQREKRAEAAATAARLTEAVARLST from the coding sequence ATGGTAGTAACCCTCATGCTCGACAAGACTTTCGACGCCAAATCCGTGGAAGGGCGCATCTACGCCCAGTGGGAGGCCTCCGGCGCCTTCAAGGCCGGCCGCCGTCCGGAGGCCGAGCCGTTCTGCATCATGATCCCGCCGCCGAACATCACCGGGCGGCTGCACATCGGCCACGCGCTGAACAACACGCTCCAGGACATCCTCGTCCGCTTCGAGCGCATGCGCGGCAAGGACGTGCTCTGGCAGGTCGGCACCGACCATGCCGGCATCGCCACCCAGCTCATCGTCGAGCGCCAATTGGCCGAGCGCCAGCAGAGCCGCGTTGCCATGGGCCGCGAGAAATTCCTCGAAGCGGTGTGGAAGTGGAAGGACGAGTCGGGCGGCGCCATCATCCAGCAGCTCCGCCGCCTCGGCGCCAGCGCCGACTGGTCGCGCGAGCGCTTCACGATGGACGAGGGCCTCAGCCGCGCCGTCCTGAAGGTGTTCGTCGAGCTCTACAAGCAGGGGCTGATCTACAAGGACACGCGCCTCGTCAACTGGGACCCCAAGCTCCAGACGGCCGTCAGCGATCTCGAAGTCGAGAGCATCGAGATGAAGGGCCATCTCTGGTATCTGAAATATCCCATCGAGGGCGAGATGGGCCGGTTCATCACCGTGGCCACGACGCGCCCCGAGACCATGCTGGGCGACACCGCCATCGCGGTGCATCCGGGCGACGAACGTTACAAGGACCTGATCGGCCGCAGGGCCATCGTGCCGCTGGCCAATCGCAACATCCCGATCATCGCCGACGAGCACTCCGATCCCGAGAAAGGCACCGGCGCGGTCAAGATCACGCCCGGCCACGACTTCAACGACTTCGAGGTCGGCAAGCGGCACAATCTTCCGCTGATCAACATCCTCAACAAGGACGGCACGCTGAACGAGAACGTGCCGCAGGCCTATCGCGGCCTCGACAGGGACGCGGTGCGCAAGACGATCCTCGCCGATCTCGAAGCGGTCGATCTGGTCGGCTGGAGCGAGCCGGTCAACCTCGTCGAGCACGTCGAACAGATCACCCATGCCGTGCCGCATGACGAAAAGACCAAGACCGTCGTGCTCGAGCCGTTCATGACGGAGCAGTGGTACCTCAACGTTTCGCCGCTCGCGGAGAAAGCGATCAAGGCGGTCGAGGACGGCCGCACGACCTTCACGCCGGACAACTGGACCGGCGTCTATTTCCACTGGATGCGCAACATCCATCCCTGGTGCATCTCGCGCCAGCTCTGGTGGGGCCATCAGATCCCGGCTTGGTACGACGAAGAAGGCAAGATCTACGTCGCGATGTCGGAAGAGGAGGCGCGGGCCCAGGCGCCGGGCAAGACGCTTCGCCGCGACACCGATGTGCTCGACACCTGGTTCTCCTCCGCGCTGTGGCCGTTCTCGACGCTGGGCTGGCCGGACGAGACGCCGGAGCTGAAGCGCTTCTATCCGACCAGCGTGCTCTCCACCGGCTTCGACATCATCTTCTTCTGGGTCGCCCGCATGATGATGATGGGAATCCATTTCCTGGACGACGTGCCGTTCCATCGCGTTCTCATCCACACCCGCGTGCTGGACGAGCAGGGCGCCAAGATGTCCAAGACCAAGGGCAATGTCGTCGATCCCCTGACGCTGGTCGACCAGTTCGGCGCCGACGCATTGCGCTTCACCCTGGCGTTGGCGGCTGGCCTTTCCCGCGACATGCGCATCGGCCCCAGCCGTGTCGAGCCCAACCGCAATTTCGCGACCAAGCTGTGGAACGCGGCGCGGTTCTGCGAAATGAACGGCTGCGTGACGGTGCCGGGATTCGATCCGTCGAACCTGACGCAAACGGTGAACCGCTGGATCGTGGCGGAGACCGCGCAGGCCGCCGCCGACGTGACGTCGAACCTCGAAGCGCTGCGCTTCAACGAGGCCGCGGCGGCGGCCTATCGCTTCGTCTACGACGTGTTCTGCGACTGGTATCTGGAAATCGCCAAGCCGATCTTCGCCGGCGACGATGTCGAGGCCAAGGCGGAGACGCGGGCGACCGCGGCCTATGCGCGCGATCAGCTTCTCGCGATCCTGCATCCCTTCATGCCGTTCATCACGGAGGAATTGTGGGCCAAGACCGCCGAAGGCGGCGCGCCCCGCGCCACGCTGCTCATCGAAGCCGATTGGCCGCGCGGCGCCGCGACCGGCGACGATGCCGCGCGGGCCGAGATGAACTGGGTCATCGACCTGGTGAAGGGCGTGCGCTCGGTCCGCGCCGAGATGAACGTGCCGCCCTCGGCCAAGATCGCGCTGCTGCTGAAGGACGCGGACGCGAAGACGCGCGACCGCCTGGCGCGCCAGAAGGACGTGATCCTCCAGCTCGCGCGCCTCGTCGCCGCCGAAACCGTCGACGACTTTCCGAAAGGCACCGCGCAATTCGTCCTCGGCGAGGCGACCGCCGGCCTGCCGCTCGGCGACGTCATCGACTTCGCGAAGGAGCGCGCGCGCCTCGAAAAAGATCTGAAGAAAGCCCATGACGAAATCGCCCGCTTCGACGCCAAGCTGTCGAACGAGCAATTCGTCGCGAGAGCGCCGGATGAAGTCCTCACCGAACAGCGCGAGAAACGCGCCGAGGCGGCCGCGACCGCAGCGCGGTTGACGGAAGCCGTGGCGAGACTGTCCACTTAA
- a CDS encoding (2Fe-2S)-binding protein: MTIKLRVNGTEHELDVEDDAPLLWVIRDELGLTGTKFGCGIAQCGACTVHVDGNAQRSCVTPVGSVVGAQITTIEGLSAGGLTPVQQAWIDHQVPQCGYCQSGMIMAVSALLKTNPRPTDDELAAAITNICRCGTYPRIRDAVRALGEKV, encoded by the coding sequence GTGACGATCAAGCTCAGGGTCAATGGGACCGAGCACGAACTCGATGTCGAGGACGATGCGCCGCTGCTGTGGGTCATCCGCGACGAGCTCGGCCTGACCGGCACGAAGTTCGGTTGCGGCATCGCGCAATGCGGCGCCTGCACCGTGCATGTCGACGGCAACGCGCAGAGAAGCTGCGTCACGCCGGTCGGCTCGGTCGTGGGCGCGCAGATCACCACCATCGAAGGCCTGAGCGCGGGCGGGCTCACGCCCGTGCAGCAGGCCTGGATCGACCACCAGGTGCCGCAATGCGGCTATTGCCAGTCGGGCATGATCATGGCGGTGAGCGCGCTGCTCAAGACCAATCCGCGCCCCACTGACGACGAGCTCGCCGCCGCGATCACCAATATCTGCCGCTGCGGGACTTATCCGCGCATCCGCGATGCGGTGCGCGCGCTCGGCGAGAAGGTCTGA
- a CDS encoding alkene reductase, which translates to MPTLFDPIKVGALTLPNRIWMAPLTRTRALEGSRVPAPLAIEYYAQRAGAGLIMTEATSVDAMGVGYPNTPGIWSDEQTEGWKPIVEAVHKKGGHIFLQLWHVGRISDPLYLDGRQPVSASAIAAKGHVSLVRPEKDYTVPRALETDEIPGVIAAYKKGAQNAKKAGFDGVEIHGANGYLLDQFLQDSTNHRTDAYGGSREKRARLMLEVADAVCEVWGADRVGMHLAPRGDAHTMGDSDLKGTFTYVARELGKRKLAFICAREHQAADSIGPVLREAFGGVYVANEGFTKESAEAALASGAADAVAWGKDYIANPDLEKRFKANAPLNKWDAATFYAPGPHGYTDYPALETATAA; encoded by the coding sequence ATGCCGACCCTGTTCGACCCCATAAAAGTGGGCGCCCTTACCTTGCCCAACCGCATCTGGATGGCGCCGCTCACGCGCACCCGCGCGCTCGAAGGCAGCCGCGTCCCCGCGCCGCTCGCCATCGAGTACTACGCCCAGCGTGCCGGCGCGGGCCTGATCATGACCGAGGCGACCTCGGTCGACGCCATGGGCGTCGGCTATCCCAACACGCCCGGCATCTGGTCCGACGAGCAGACCGAGGGCTGGAAGCCGATCGTTGAGGCCGTGCACAAGAAGGGCGGCCATATCTTCCTGCAGCTCTGGCATGTCGGCCGCATCTCCGATCCGCTCTATCTGGACGGCAGGCAGCCCGTCTCGGCCAGCGCCATCGCCGCGAAAGGCCATGTCAGTCTCGTGCGCCCGGAAAAGGACTACACCGTGCCGCGTGCCCTGGAGACCGATGAAATCCCCGGCGTCATCGCCGCCTACAAGAAGGGCGCGCAGAACGCGAAGAAGGCCGGCTTCGACGGCGTCGAGATTCACGGCGCCAACGGCTATCTGCTCGACCAGTTCCTGCAGGACAGCACCAACCACCGCACCGATGCCTATGGCGGCTCCCGAGAGAAGCGGGCCCGTCTGATGCTCGAAGTCGCCGATGCCGTGTGCGAGGTGTGGGGAGCGGACCGCGTCGGCATGCATCTGGCGCCGCGCGGCGATGCCCACACCATGGGCGACAGCGACCTCAAGGGCACCTTCACCTATGTCGCCAGGGAGCTGGGCAAGCGCAAGCTCGCCTTTATCTGCGCCCGCGAACACCAGGCGGCGGACAGCATCGGTCCGGTCCTGCGCGAGGCGTTCGGCGGCGTCTATGTCGCCAATGAGGGCTTCACCAAGGAGAGTGCGGAAGCCGCGCTCGCGTCGGGCGCCGCGGATGCGGTGGCCTGGGGCAAGGACTACATCGCCAATCCCGACCTGGAGAAGCGCTTCAAGGCGAACGCGCCGCTGAACAAATGGGACGCGGCGACGTTCTACGCGCCGGGCCCGCACGGCTACACCGACTATCCGGCATTGGAGACCGCCACTGCGGCTTAG
- a CDS encoding Type 1 glutamine amidotransferase-like domain-containing protein: MPAKAGIQPVARLDIRLRGHDELFGAGQTSMRLYFSSYRFGDRIDLLLAMLPEGARAGVITNAADLFTPEAREAYYRTVYDPLGELRVRGVDAHLLDLRAYFGKPEDLKSKLDTLDLVWATGGNTFLLRRAMRQSGFDTLVHDFLAADRFVYGGYSAGAVVACPNLRGIDLMDEPERVAPGYDPAVIWEGLNLIPFHLVPHYDSAHPESAAADKVTAFMLDQAMAYRTMRDGDVLIRDAQGIRAYERG, from the coding sequence ATGCCCGCGAAGGCGGGCATCCAGCCGGTGGCGCGACTGGATATCCGCCTTCGCGGGCATGACGAATTATTTGGAGCTGGGCAGACATCGATGCGCCTCTATTTCTCCTCCTACCGCTTCGGCGACCGAATCGATCTCCTGCTGGCCATGCTGCCGGAAGGCGCACGTGCCGGCGTGATAACCAATGCCGCCGATCTCTTCACGCCCGAGGCACGCGAGGCCTATTATCGCACTGTCTACGATCCTCTCGGGGAGCTGCGCGTCCGCGGTGTCGACGCACACCTCCTCGATCTGCGCGCCTATTTCGGCAAGCCCGAGGATCTGAAGTCCAAGCTCGATACCCTCGATCTCGTCTGGGCAACGGGCGGCAACACCTTCCTCCTTCGCCGCGCCATGCGGCAGAGCGGCTTCGATACGCTGGTCCACGACTTCCTCGCCGCCGACCGCTTCGTCTATGGCGGCTACAGCGCCGGCGCCGTCGTCGCCTGTCCGAACCTCAGGGGCATCGACCTGATGGACGAGCCCGAGCGCGTCGCCCCGGGCTACGATCCGGCGGTGATCTGGGAAGGCCTGAACCTGATCCCGTTCCACCTCGTGCCGCACTACGACTCAGCCCACCCCGAAAGCGCGGCGGCGGATAAGGTCACGGCCTTCATGCTCGACCAGGCGATGGCCTACCGCACCATGCGCGACGGCGACGTGCTGATCCGTGACGCGCAGGGCATCCGGGCCTATGAGCGCGGCTGA
- a CDS encoding molybdopterin cofactor-binding domain-containing protein translates to MTIAMPSRRMILLGGLGATGALVVGYALWPSDRLEKADALAAKPNERFIANWIKIASDDTVTVVVPHCDMGTGIYTALSQMAAEELDADWSKVRVEAAPPDPLFANGALAEGFILEGQGLSPDSVPAFLRGTVDNAFRTAAAYVSVQTTGGSSAVRFTGVYGMRVAGAAAREMLIKAAAARWNVDPSSCVTKANRVVHAASGRSLGYGSLVADAAVYTPSSNPPLKPRSGYTLVGRNIPRVDIPKKVDGTTNYGLDVVQPGMMYAAIRISPVFGGKLKSVDTSAVERARGIKQVVRLDDAVVVVADRYWRARDAAAALDPVWDTAGNGAVTSAQIAQRHAAALAGNDLKKDIVRGEGADGLLGRRIVEATYAVPYLSHAPMEPMNATAVWRDGTLEVWSGTQDGLGARAFCAKTAGISLDKVTYHLMPMGGGFGRRLPGFFNFLEQAVKTAMAMPGTPVKLIYTRDQDMQHDYYRPNVTSRFKGALDGKGNVVAWVNDYTTDDGANTEAHIVYGIADQAIRTVKVATHVPVGPWRSVEASWHGFFIESFVDEMAHAAGRDPLEFRRALLVNAPRHLNVLDTAAEKSGWGSPMAAGRARGIALFECFQTIVAHVAEITVRPGGALKVDRIVSAVDAGMAVNPDGLTAQIEGGIVFGLTAALNGEITIDKGAVVQANFPDYEMVRLADCPQIEVHLIESDAPLGGGGEPGVPPVAPALANAIFAATGVRIRELPIRNHSLTLAAR, encoded by the coding sequence ATGACGATCGCCATGCCCTCGCGCCGCATGATCCTGCTGGGCGGCCTCGGCGCGACCGGCGCCCTCGTCGTCGGCTATGCCCTGTGGCCGAGCGACCGGCTCGAGAAGGCCGATGCGCTCGCGGCGAAGCCGAATGAGCGCTTCATCGCCAACTGGATCAAGATCGCCTCCGACGACACGGTCACCGTCGTCGTCCCCCATTGCGACATGGGCACCGGTATCTACACCGCGCTGTCGCAGATGGCGGCGGAAGAGCTGGACGCCGACTGGAGCAAGGTCAGGGTCGAGGCCGCGCCGCCCGATCCGCTGTTCGCCAACGGCGCGCTGGCGGAAGGGTTCATCCTCGAAGGGCAGGGCCTGTCGCCGGATTCCGTTCCGGCCTTCCTGCGCGGCACGGTCGACAACGCTTTCCGCACCGCGGCGGCTTATGTGAGCGTGCAGACGACGGGCGGCTCTTCGGCGGTCCGCTTCACCGGGGTCTATGGCATGCGCGTCGCCGGCGCCGCCGCCCGCGAGATGCTGATCAAGGCGGCGGCCGCGCGCTGGAACGTCGATCCGTCGTCCTGCGTCACGAAGGCGAACCGGGTCGTCCACGCCGCGTCGGGCCGCAGCCTCGGCTATGGTTCGCTGGTCGCGGATGCCGCGGTCTATACACCGTCCTCCAATCCACCGCTGAAGCCGAGGAGCGGATACACGCTGGTCGGCAGAAATATTCCGCGCGTCGACATTCCCAAGAAGGTCGACGGCACGACGAACTATGGGCTCGACGTCGTTCAGCCCGGGATGATGTATGCTGCGATCCGCATCTCGCCGGTGTTCGGCGGCAAGCTGAAATCCGTCGATACCAGCGCCGTCGAGCGCGCCCGCGGCATCAAGCAGGTCGTCCGGCTGGACGATGCCGTCGTCGTCGTCGCCGACCGCTACTGGCGCGCGCGCGACGCGGCCGCCGCGCTCGATCCCGTTTGGGATACCGCCGGCAACGGCGCTGTGACGTCGGCGCAGATCGCGCAACGCCATGCCGCCGCGCTCGCGGGCAACGACCTCAAAAAGGACATCGTCCGGGGCGAGGGCGCCGACGGCCTCCTGGGCCGCCGCATCGTCGAGGCGACCTACGCCGTTCCCTATCTCAGCCACGCGCCGATGGAGCCGATGAACGCCACCGCGGTATGGAGGGACGGCACGCTTGAAGTGTGGTCCGGCACGCAGGACGGGCTCGGCGCGCGCGCCTTCTGCGCCAAGACGGCCGGCATTTCGCTCGACAAGGTGACCTATCATCTGATGCCGATGGGCGGCGGCTTCGGGCGCCGGCTGCCCGGTTTCTTCAATTTCCTCGAACAGGCGGTGAAGACGGCGATGGCGATGCCGGGCACGCCCGTCAAGCTGATCTACACCCGCGACCAGGACATGCAGCACGACTACTACCGGCCCAACGTGACGAGCCGCTTCAAGGGCGCGCTCGACGGCAAGGGCAATGTCGTCGCCTGGGTGAACGACTACACGACCGACGACGGCGCGAATACCGAAGCGCATATCGTCTACGGCATCGCCGACCAGGCGATCCGCACGGTCAAGGTCGCAACGCATGTGCCGGTCGGTCCATGGCGCAGCGTCGAAGCGTCCTGGCACGGCTTCTTCATCGAGAGCTTCGTCGACGAGATGGCGCATGCCGCGGGCAGGGACCCGCTCGAATTCCGCCGCGCCCTGCTCGTAAACGCCCCGCGGCACCTTAACGTGCTCGACACCGCGGCCGAGAAGTCGGGCTGGGGATCGCCGATGGCGGCGGGCCGCGCCCGGGGCATCGCGCTGTTCGAGTGCTTCCAGACCATCGTGGCGCATGTCGCCGAGATCACGGTCCGGCCCGGCGGTGCGCTCAAGGTCGACCGCATCGTTTCCGCGGTCGATGCCGGCATGGCGGTGAACCCGGACGGTCTGACCGCGCAGATCGAAGGCGGCATCGTCTTCGGCCTCACCGCGGCGCTGAACGGGGAAATCACCATCGACAAGGGCGCCGTCGTCCAGGCTAACTTCCCGGACTACGAGATGGTGCGGCTGGCCGATTGCCCGCAGATCGAAGTCCATCTGATCGAGAGCGACGCGCCGCTGGGCGGCGGAGGAGAGCCCGGCGTGCCCCCGGTGGCGCCCGCCCTGGCCAATGCCATTTT